The DNA sequence AGTAATCTGTCCTCCTACTTCAGCTATGCCCAGTCATTCGTTCCGGAAACCGGAGCTGATGTGAACGGTAATGATTTCGACCCCACCGAAGGGGAGCAGTTCGAGGTAGGGCTGAAATACCAGCCGGAAGGCACCGGAGCAATGCTCACCGCTGCTCTCTATCAGATCACCGAGTCCAATCGTAAGACCCGAGACCCGGACAACCTCCTGTTCCAGGTGCAGACAGGGGAAGTCCGTACCCGCGGGCTGGAGCTAGAAGCCACTGGCGATGTTACCGATAACCTGCGGATGACTGCTGGATATAACTACAACCGCGCTGAACTCACCAGAGACAACGACGGCAATCAGGGTAATGACCTCGGGTTGGCCCCCCGGCACCTGGCATCCGTGTGGCTGGACTATAGGGTTCCGGCCATTGAACGACTGCGGTTTTCGGGTGGTGTGCGCTATGTGGGAAGTGAGTACATAGATAACGCCAACAGTGACAAGAACGATGCATACAATCTTCTGGATCTGGCGGGCCACTATGACTTTGGCGGGTCTCTCAACGGAGTCCGGGTCAGCGTCAATGCCAATAACGTACTGAATGAAGAGCATATCTCTTGTCAGGGTGTTTATTGCTATCGGGGCGCTGGCCGTAGCCTGATCGGCAGTGTTTCTTACAGTTGGTAACCCCCCGGAAAGAATCAAGGAGAGAATTTGATGACCAAGCCTATGAGTATTTTGAACATCCTATTATTAATGGCACTGGTGTCCTGGGCTGCCAATACTCAGGCCAGAGACCAACCGTCAGGTGAGGAAACGAAAGTAACTCTGGACCAGACTCTCGAATGGCGGATGCAAAACGGGCAGGGCCATAGCTATAGAATCCTGGTGAGCAAGCCGGAGGGTGAGTTGCCCTATACCGGGGGGTATCCGGTAATTTATGTGCTTGACGCCAATGCCTATTTCGCCTCGCTGCACGAAGCCAAACGGGCGCAGAAACAATACCGACAGGCCATTATTGTCGGTATTGCCTACCTGGGGGATGACCCTCACAATTTTCTGCGCCGGGCCTATGACTTCTCGCCGCCAGTGAGCGAAGAAGCGAACTCGCCACCTCAGGGCGGCCAGGACGTACTGTTGGACTTTCTTGAGCAGCAGGTTATGCCCGCAGTGGCAGAAAGATTCCCGGTAAACGAAAGTCAGCAGAGCCTGTATGGCCACTCTTTTGGCGGGATGTTTGCCATTTACACTTTGTTCACTCGGCCAGAACTCTTTAACCACGTGGTCGCCGCCAGCCCCAGCCTGTGGTGGAATGACCGCTATCTGCTTAAACATGAACGCGAGTTTCGCCAGCGGGTTGAAGTGGGAGGGGTGGATGTTACACACCGCAGCCTGTCTCTGATTGTGGCTGACGGTGACAGCCTGCAGAACCAACAGGACGCAGCACAGCTCTTTGAGCGCCTGTCGGGTTTGTCCGGTTATGGGCTGCGCAGCAGCTACCACATAGTGGACCACGAGGACCATATGTCAGTCCCGTTCAGCATTGAAAACCGGGTTCTGGCGCAATTGGTTAAAACACGGAATGAATAATCAAAGCTTGCCACATGAAGTACAGTTGAAAAGTGCAGGGGTTTTTACAGGATTGTCTTACAAGGCTCCGCCCCGCATCCGTGCAACCGCTTCATAAGGGAGCCATATATTGTTTATCTAATCTGTAAGTTTTGCTTATATGCTTTCGGCATTGTAATTACTGCTCAGACAGAGAATTACGGGAAGTAGAAACGAAAACGATATCATTTTGCCTCAGACACTGTCGGCCACAATAAGTACGATAAGTGGCACGGTGAATAATAAAACTGAGAGAATCGCCAGCAGGAAAAGTGGTCGCCAGCTTTCCCCGAGCAAGCTGGAAAACTGGATCTTTGCCCCTAATCCGACCATCGCGGTTACCAGGCAAATTTGTGAAAATGCTTCAGCAATAAGCTTAATCTGAGACCCAATAAGGCCAAGTGCATTAAGAGCAACGACTGCAGCAAATGCATAGAGAAAGCCGGGTAGCCTATTGTCATGAGTGCTTTGATTTCTCATACAAAGGGCTATCAAAGCGATAACGGGAGCCAACGCAGCAACGCGAAGCATTTTCGTATAAATGGCAACGTCGCCGACAGCGTCTGAAACTGCATATCCAGCACCGGCTACCTGCGCTACATCGTGTATGGAAATGCCGATCAGTATTCCGGCACTTTGAGCGTCTATATCCAATAACTCGACAAGAAACGGGTAGGCGACCATCGCAACGGCTCCAATTCCGGTTACGCTGGCTGCTATGTATGGAAGGACGCGGGATGTGCCGCCTCGGGCGCTCAAAACAGCTGCTACAGCCATCGCTGCGGATGCACCGCAGATTGCGACCGCAGCGCCACCAATTAACCAACACTCAGTAGGCAGCCGCAACCAGCGCCCGATCATCCATGCCATCAGGATTGTGAGTGGTACGGTCAGTGCCACAAGAAGCACGGGGCCCCAGCCAAGAGCCAATACCTGGTCCGGCTCCAGGCGCACCCCAAGCAACACTACGCCTAGTTTCAGGACGCTCTGCCGGCTGAATTCAACACCGCTATAGAAGGGATGTTCACGCGCGGGACCGCCCACAACATATCCAAGGAAAAGGGCCAGAATAAGGGAAGGAACACCCCAGAAGGGGGAGGAAAAAACGGTAGCCAACCCGAGAGCCATACAGAGACCAAATCCAGGAATTACTGATAGCTGTGAACTGAACGCTGCATGGAGTCGGGAACCCACGTGGTGATCCTTAAAAAGTGATTTGGAATCAGGGTGTAGCAGGTTTTATGCCACCTCCGGGCTGTGGTGGACCTTGTTGTCGCAGCTTGCCTGGCCAGCTTGCAGAAGGGGCGATTGCTGGCTCGCTTAATGCATGAGTCTTCCCGGTTTCATCAATGTACTGGAAGACTCTATGCCCGTTACGCTTCGTCAGCTCGAGATATTTTCATCTGTGGTCAAGTGTGGAAGCTTCAGCGAAGCTGCGAAAGAACTCAAGCTTTCGCAGCCGGCCGTAAGTATGTCCGTTTCGCAACTCGAAAACATTCTGGGAGAGCGTGTATTTGACCGGGTGGATCGTAACCTGTTGCTCAATGATCGAGGCAGGGCAATACTGCCTCTTGCCGTGGAGCTTTGTTCCCGTGCGGATGAAATAGCGGCGGGTCCTAATACTAGCCCGGCGCAATATGTTGGTTCGATTAAGGTGGGTGCGAGCTCAACGATCGGGAACTATCTGCTGCCGGTTATCTTGGGAGGGTTCACAAGACAATACTCCAGGGCCGGTGTATGCCTGAATTCAAGCAACACAGAACAGGCACTTCAGGATCTGTCTTCCTTTAAAATTGACATTGCCTTTATTGAAGGAATCAGCTTTTCGCCAGAGCTTCAGGCGCTACCTTGGCGACAAGATAAGTTGGTAATCGTTGCGCATCCGAATCATCCACTTGCAAAGCGCCCCCCGAGGAGCTTGCATGATCTGCTCGACAAACCTGACTGGATACTGCGCGAAAGAGGGTCGGGTACCCGTACTATATTTGAGAATGCCTTGAGCGACCATTATCACAAGCTACAGGTTTATCTTGAACTGGGGCACACGGAGGCTATCAAGTCCGCGGTGGCGAGTGGGATGGGGATAAGCTGCCTTTCAATCATAGCCGTAAAATCAATGCTTGATCACGGCGATCTGGTCGAAGTGAATGTGCCTTTTTTGGATTTAACGCGGAGGCTTTATATTGTCATTCATAAAGATAAATACCGCAGCCGGCTCATGAACGCATTTTTGCGTTACTGTGAAGATTGGGATAGCCAGATAATATAGATGCATTGACGACGTTGATTTTCATATCCAGCCCTTTACGTTGCCTCATCAGGGCTGGCCTACACTGACGTGAAATCAGGCATCCAGGAACTCCCGCGCGAGATAGAGCGCTAATAATGAGCGGGCTTCTGTGATCTGTATGTCTGTGTTGCCGGACAACAGGGCATCAATATTGCACTTGATAGCTTGCAGCGGCTCGGGTTCATCGCCATCCAGTTGAGCATCGTAAAGAAGTTCCGCCAGCACAACCTGAACCCGGAAACCCAGAACGGAAGACGCTACACTGAGATCACTCAGGAGCCTGAGTTTTCTGGCTCCTGATCCTATCTCCTCTTTCAATTCCCGGTTAGCAGTTTCTTCCGGGGACTCTCCGGGCTCCCTCATGCCCTGAGGCAGCCCGATTTCATAGCGTTCGCTACCGACAGCATATTCTTTTACCAGATACACGCATCTGTCTGGCAGAACTGGTACCACAATCACTGCGCCGGGCCAGTGGCCAGCGGGAATGCGTTCAAGGACAGCTTCTGCTCCGTTGCTGTAGCGTACCTTGACAGTTTCGATACTGAAAAGCTGTGACTGCGCCGCTAACTCAACACTGAGAATTTGCGGGCTGCCAGGCTCCTTGTGACGTTTCAAAAACTATCCCCTGCTAAGCGGCGTTCAATCGAGCAGTCCGAAAAGCGGGAGTCTAGTTGCAGGTAGTCAACCAGGTCTCGAATTGCGAGAGTCGTCAGGCCGAATTCTTTTGCAAGT is a window from the Marinobacter sp. ANT_B65 genome containing:
- a CDS encoding LysR family transcriptional regulator translates to MPVTLRQLEIFSSVVKCGSFSEAAKELKLSQPAVSMSVSQLENILGERVFDRVDRNLLLNDRGRAILPLAVELCSRADEIAAGPNTSPAQYVGSIKVGASSTIGNYLLPVILGGFTRQYSRAGVCLNSSNTEQALQDLSSFKIDIAFIEGISFSPELQALPWRQDKLVIVAHPNHPLAKRPPRSLHDLLDKPDWILRERGSGTRTIFENALSDHYHKLQVYLELGHTEAIKSAVASGMGISCLSIIAVKSMLDHGDLVEVNVPFLDLTRRLYIVIHKDKYRSRLMNAFLRYCEDWDSQII
- a CDS encoding YeiH family protein encodes the protein MGSRLHAAFSSQLSVIPGFGLCMALGLATVFSSPFWGVPSLILALFLGYVVGGPAREHPFYSGVEFSRQSVLKLGVVLLGVRLEPDQVLALGWGPVLLVALTVPLTILMAWMIGRWLRLPTECWLIGGAAVAICGASAAMAVAAVLSARGGTSRVLPYIAASVTGIGAVAMVAYPFLVELLDIDAQSAGILIGISIHDVAQVAGAGYAVSDAVGDVAIYTKMLRVAALAPVIALIALCMRNQSTHDNRLPGFLYAFAAVVALNALGLIGSQIKLIAEAFSQICLVTAMVGLGAKIQFSSLLGESWRPLFLLAILSVLLFTVPLIVLIVADSV
- a CDS encoding alpha/beta hydrolase, producing the protein MTKPMSILNILLLMALVSWAANTQARDQPSGEETKVTLDQTLEWRMQNGQGHSYRILVSKPEGELPYTGGYPVIYVLDANAYFASLHEAKRAQKQYRQAIIVGIAYLGDDPHNFLRRAYDFSPPVSEEANSPPQGGQDVLLDFLEQQVMPAVAERFPVNESQQSLYGHSFGGMFAIYTLFTRPELFNHVVAASPSLWWNDRYLLKHEREFRQRVEVGGVDVTHRSLSLIVADGDSLQNQQDAAQLFERLSGLSGYGLRSSYHIVDHEDHMSVPFSIENRVLAQLVKTRNE
- the nudE gene encoding ADP compounds hydrolase NudE — its product is MKRHKEPGSPQILSVELAAQSQLFSIETVKVRYSNGAEAVLERIPAGHWPGAVIVVPVLPDRCVYLVKEYAVGSERYEIGLPQGMREPGESPEETANRELKEEIGSGARKLRLLSDLSVASSVLGFRVQVVLAELLYDAQLDGDEPEPLQAIKCNIDALLSGNTDIQITEARSLLALYLAREFLDA